The Vicinamibacterales bacterium sequence CTGACGACGCTGGTCTTCATCCTCGCGGTCGGCGTGACCGCGACCAACGTGGTCGGCAAACGGCTGCTGCAGCGGGCGGAACGGCTGTTGCTACATGTGCCGCTCTTTCGCAGCATTTATGCCCCGGTGAAGCAGCTGGTCGTGGCGTTCTCTCCCGACAACGAATACGGTTTCAAGCGCGTCGTGCTGCTCGAAGACGCGGCGCGCGGATACCAGCTCGGGTTCCTGACGCGCGAGTTCTCGATCGACCGCGGACAGGGGACTGAGAACCTGATTGCCGTCTACGTGCCGACCAATCACCTCTATTTGGGAGACATCGTGATCTGTCCGCGCGACCGTGCCTCGTATCCGGACATCACCGTCGAGCAGGGCATCCGCATTTTCCTCACGGGCGGCATGGCGATCGGAGGGCGGATCCACGCCCGTCGGGGGGACGATCACGTCGCGGATTTGCGGACTTAGTAGGTATAATCCGGTGTTTTGACTCATGGAAAAAGGACTGTAATGAGCGTTAAGTTTCGCATCCTGCTCCTGCTCGCCGCGCTGACGGTGCCGCTGGGCTTCTCCGCGACCGTCCACGCCCAGGCGGCAGCGCCGGCGGGTGCCGCGCAGGCAGAGACGCGCGCCGGCGAAGCCAACCTGGTGCTGCCGGATCTGAGCACCGAGACGTTCCAGGGCATCAACGGCCGCACGCTGCTGATGGGCGGCCTCGTCGTCTGTCTGCTCGGCCTCGGCTTCGGCATGACCATCTTCATGCGCCTGAAGAACATGCCGGTGCACCGCTCGATGCTCGAAGTGTCGGAACTGATCTACGAGACGTGCAAGACGTATCTGGTGACGCAGGGCAAGTTCATCCTGCTGCTCGAGGTCTTCATCGGCGTGATCATGGTGTTCTACTTCGGGGTGCTGCAGCACTTCAGCCCGATCAAGGTCGTGATCATCCTGCTCTTCAGCCTGCTCGGGATCGCCGGCAGCTACGGCGTCGCCTGGTTCGGCATCCGCGTCAACACCTTCGCCAATTCGCGCGCCGCGTTCGCGGGTCTGCGCGGCATGCCGTATCCGATCTACGCGATTCCGCTGCAGGCGGGGATGAGCATCGGCATGCTGCTGATCAGCGTCGAGCTGTTCATGATGCTGTGCATCCTCCTCTTCATTCCCGGGGACTACGCCGGCTCCTGCTTCATCGGCTTCGCCATCGGCGAGTCGCTCGGCGCGGCGGCGCTGCGCATCGCCGGCGGCATCTTCACCAAGATCGCCGACATCGGCGCCGATCTCATGAAGATCGTCTTCAACATCAAGGAAGACGACGCGAGAAACCCCGGCGTCATCGCCGACTGCACAGGCGACAACGCCGGCGACTCGGTCGGGCCGAGCGCCGACGGCTTCGAGACCTACGGCGTCACCGGCGTGGCGCTGATCTCGTTCATCCTGGTCGCGGTGCCGAGCCCGGCGGTGCAGGTGCAGCTGCTGGTCTGGATCTTCGTCATGCGCGTGATGATGGTCATCACCAGCGGCATCTCCTACCTGATCAACGAAGCGATCTCGAAGAGCCAGTTCGGCAACGCGCCGAAGATGAACTTCGAGACGCCGCTGACCCGCCTCGTCTGGCTGACGTCGTTCATCTCGGTCGCCGCGACCTACGCCGTCTCCTATCTGCTCATTCCCAACATCGGCGGCAACCCGACGCTGTGGTGGAAG is a genomic window containing:
- a CDS encoding sodium-translocating pyrophosphatase encodes the protein MSVKFRILLLLAALTVPLGFSATVHAQAAAPAGAAQAETRAGEANLVLPDLSTETFQGINGRTLLMGGLVVCLLGLGFGMTIFMRLKNMPVHRSMLEVSELIYETCKTYLVTQGKFILLLEVFIGVIMVFYFGVLQHFSPIKVVIILLFSLLGIAGSYGVAWFGIRVNTFANSRAAFAGLRGMPYPIYAIPLQAGMSIGMLLISVELFMMLCILLFIPGDYAGSCFIGFAIGESLGAAALRIAGGIFTKIADIGADLMKIVFNIKEDDARNPGVIADCTGDNAGDSVGPSADGFETYGVTGVALISFILVAVPSPAVQVQLLVWIFVMRVMMVITSGISYLINEAISKSQFGNAPKMNFETPLTRLVWLTSFISVAATYAVSYLLIPNIGGNPTLWWKLSTIITCGTLAGAIIPEGVKIFTSTESSHVREVVTSSREGGASLNILSGLVAGNFSAYWLGMSIVALMSAAYIVSTHGLATVGMIAPAVFAFGLVAFGFLGMGPVTIAVDSYGPVTDNAQSVFELSVIESLPNIKQELKKDYGFDVNFERAKHLLEENDGAGNTFKATAKPVLIGTAVVGATTMIFSIIVVLTNRLTE
- a CDS encoding DUF502 domain-containing protein, which encodes MMQWLRRRFIAGFFVTVPLFISIATLVWLFRLIDGFVGPLYFKYLGRQVPGLGLLTTLVFILAVGVTATNVVGKRLLQRAERLLLHVPLFRSIYAPVKQLVVAFSPDNEYGFKRVVLLEDAARGYQLGFLTREFSIDRGQGTENLIAVYVPTNHLYLGDIVICPRDRASYPDITVEQGIRIFLTGGMAIGGRIHARRGDDHVADLRT